The Cohaesibacter intestini genome includes a window with the following:
- the rpmD gene encoding 50S ribosomal protein L30, whose amino-acid sequence MAKKEQGTVTVEQIGSPLRRPKDQRATLVGLGLNKMHRRRTLQDTPEVRGMIAKVSHLVRVVDEG is encoded by the coding sequence ATGGCTAAGAAGGAACAGGGCACCGTTACTGTTGAACAGATCGGCAGCCCTTTGCGTCGGCCAAAAGATCAGCGTGCTACGCTGGTTGGTCTTGGTCTGAACAAAATGCATCGTCGTCGTACCCTTCAGGATACCCCTGAAGTTCGCGGCATGATCGCTAAAGTCTCTCACCTCGTCCGCGTTGTGGATGAAGGCTAA
- a CDS encoding replication-associated recombination protein A yields the protein MSNLFETAGLSTPAGKQDKDQPEGAMRPLADLLRPRHLNEVVGQGHLVGDDGTLTRMLKSGSLGCLILWGPPGTGKTTVARLLADGTDLHFEQISAIFSGVADLKKVFEAARERRRMGKTTLLFVDEIHRFNKAQQDSFLPVMEDGTVVLVGATTENPSFELNAALLSRSQVLTFKSLDDEAIGQLLTRAEEALGKPLPLDDEARAALVRMADGDGRSSLTLAQEVWRAAHEGETFTAEQLGTILQRRAPIYDKSADGHYNLISAFHKSIRGSDPDAALYYMCRMLDAGEDPLYILRRMTVMASEDVGLADPNAVVMAMACREAFQLIGAPEGHYALAELAIYLATAPKSNKGYLAYHAAMKAAKKEGSLPPPKHILNAPTKLMAAEGYGDGYRYDHDEPDAFSGQDYFPTEMGRKSFYQPVERGFERDLRKRLDYWSRLRMERNK from the coding sequence GTGAGCAATCTGTTTGAGACGGCGGGCCTGTCGACGCCCGCAGGAAAGCAAGACAAGGATCAGCCAGAGGGAGCGATGCGCCCTCTGGCTGATCTGTTGCGCCCCCGACATCTGAATGAAGTGGTCGGACAAGGCCATTTGGTCGGTGACGATGGCACTTTGACACGGATGTTGAAGAGCGGCTCGCTGGGCTGCTTGATCCTTTGGGGGCCGCCGGGGACGGGGAAAACCACCGTTGCCCGTCTGTTGGCCGATGGGACAGACCTGCATTTTGAACAGATTTCCGCGATTTTTTCTGGCGTGGCTGACCTCAAGAAGGTGTTTGAAGCAGCCCGCGAGCGCCGGAGGATGGGCAAGACAACCTTGTTGTTTGTCGACGAGATCCATCGTTTCAACAAGGCTCAACAGGACAGCTTTCTGCCCGTGATGGAAGATGGCACGGTGGTACTGGTCGGCGCGACAACGGAAAATCCGTCCTTTGAGTTGAATGCCGCTTTGCTGTCTCGGTCGCAGGTTTTGACCTTCAAAAGCCTTGATGATGAAGCGATCGGTCAGTTACTGACGCGGGCTGAAGAAGCGCTTGGCAAGCCCTTACCGCTGGATGACGAGGCGCGGGCCGCATTGGTCCGGATGGCGGACGGGGACGGGCGGTCCTCTTTGACGCTGGCGCAGGAAGTTTGGCGGGCCGCGCATGAGGGTGAGACATTCACCGCCGAGCAGCTGGGCACCATTCTGCAGCGGCGTGCACCGATCTATGACAAGTCGGCGGACGGGCATTACAATCTGATCTCTGCCTTTCACAAATCGATCCGTGGATCTGATCCGGATGCGGCGCTTTACTATATGTGCCGGATGCTCGATGCGGGAGAAGATCCGCTTTATATTTTGCGGCGGATGACCGTGATGGCGTCTGAGGATGTGGGACTGGCAGATCCGAACGCTGTGGTGATGGCAATGGCCTGTCGCGAGGCCTTTCAATTGATCGGGGCGCCCGAGGGGCATTATGCTCTGGCGGAGCTGGCGATCTATCTGGCGACGGCGCCAAAATCGAACAAGGGTTATCTGGCCTATCATGCGGCGATGAAGGCGGCGAAGAAGGAAGGTTCTCTGCCACCACCCAAACATATTCTCAATGCGCCCACCAAACTGATGGCTGCAGAAGGCTATGGCGATGGCTATCGCTATGATCACGATGAGCCGGATGCCTTTTCCGGTCAGGATTACTTCCCGACAGAAATGGGCCGAAAAAGCTTTTATCAGCCGGTAGAACGCGGCTTTGAGCGTGACTTGCGCAAGCGGTTGGACTATTGGTCTCGCTTAAGAATGGAACGGAACAAATGA
- the rpsM gene encoding 30S ribosomal protein S13, translating to MARIAGVNIPTNKRVIIALQYIHGIGPKFAKEITEQVNIAPERRVADLTDAEVLKMREVIDAGYTVEGDLRRETAMNIKRLMDLGCYRGLRHRRGLPVRGQRTHTNARTRKGPAKAIAGKKK from the coding sequence GTGGCCCGTATTGCTGGCGTCAACATTCCGACGAACAAGCGCGTCATCATCGCGCTTCAGTATATCCATGGCATTGGACCCAAATTTGCCAAGGAAATCACCGAACAAGTCAACATCGCTCCAGAGCGTCGCGTCGCCGACCTCACTGATGCTGAAGTTCTGAAAATGCGCGAAGTGATCGACGCTGGCTACACCGTAGAAGGTGACCTGCGCCGTGAGACCGCCATGAACATCAAGCGCCTGATGGATCTGGGTTGCTACCGTGGCCTGCGCCATCGTCGTGGTCTGCCCGTTCGTGGTCAGCGCACGCACACCAACGCTCGCACCCGTAAAGGTCCTGCGAAAGCGATTGCTGGTAAGAAGAAATAA
- the rpsK gene encoding 30S ribosomal protein S11 gives MAKDASRVKRRERKNITSGVAHVNSTFNNTMITISDAQGNTISWSSAGAMGFKGSRKSTPFAAQMAGEDAGKKAAEHGMKTLEVEVKGPGSGRESALRALQALGFTITSIRDVSPIPHNGCRPRKRRRV, from the coding sequence ATGGCGAAAGATGCCTCGCGCGTTAAGCGTCGCGAACGTAAGAATATTACGTCCGGTGTAGCGCATGTGAATTCGACCTTCAACAACACCATGATCACCATCTCCGATGCACAGGGAAATACCATTTCCTGGTCTTCGGCTGGTGCAATGGGCTTCAAGGGCTCTCGTAAGTCCACCCCATTCGCCGCGCAGATGGCTGGTGAAGATGCTGGCAAAAAAGCTGCCGAGCATGGCATGAAGACACTCGAAGTTGAAGTCAAAGGCCCTGGTTCGGGTCGTGAATCAGCCCTGCGTGCCCTTCAGGCACTTGGTTTCACCATCACCTCTATTCGTGATGTGTCCCCAATTCCGCACAATGGCTGTCGTCCGCGCAAGCGTCGTCGCGTCTAA
- the rplF gene encoding 50S ribosomal protein L6 yields MSRIGKKPVAVPAGVTATIDGKTVKAKGPKGELSFVLCDDVDAKLTDDGILVEPRSNSKTARSLWGMTRTQILNILTGVSAGFEKKLEINGVGYRAQMKGNDLQLALGLSHDVLYEVPEGITVACPKPTEITVNGIDKQSVGQVAAEIRKYRPPEPYKGKGIKYSDEFIFRKEGKKK; encoded by the coding sequence ATGTCACGTATTGGTAAAAAGCCTGTTGCAGTGCCTGCTGGCGTTACTGCAACGATCGATGGCAAAACCGTCAAAGCGAAAGGCCCGAAAGGCGAATTGTCTTTTGTGCTTTGCGATGACGTTGATGCCAAATTGACGGATGATGGTATTCTGGTCGAGCCACGCAGCAATTCAAAAACTGCGCGCTCGCTGTGGGGTATGACCCGCACCCAGATTCTCAACATCCTGACTGGTGTTTCTGCAGGTTTCGAAAAGAAACTTGAAATCAACGGCGTTGGTTACCGCGCCCAGATGAAGGGCAACGACCTTCAGCTGGCTCTCGGTCTTTCCCACGATGTTCTGTATGAAGTTCCCGAAGGGATCACGGTTGCTTGTCCAAAGCCAACCGAGATCACTGTGAACGGCATCGACAAACAGTCCGTTGGGCAGGTTGCTGCAGAGATCCGTAAATATCGTCCACCTGAGCCCTACAAAGGCAAGGGTATCAAGTATAGTGATGAATTTATCTTCCGCAAGGAAGGTAAGAAGAAGTAA
- the rplQ gene encoding 50S ribosomal protein L17, protein MRHGKSGRKLNRTASHRKAMFANMAAALIKHEQIVTTLPKAKELKPIADKLITLAKRGDLHARRQAISQIRDKDMVKKLFDVLGERYTERQGGYTRVLKAGFRYGDNAPMAVIELVDRDPEARGKDSGPTQEVETEDAA, encoded by the coding sequence ATGCGCCACGGCAAATCAGGTCGCAAGCTCAATCGCACAGCTTCTCATCGCAAGGCAATGTTCGCCAACATGGCGGCAGCTTTGATCAAGCATGAGCAAATCGTAACCACCCTGCCTAAGGCTAAAGAACTCAAGCCGATCGCAGACAAACTCATCACTCTGGCAAAACGCGGTGATCTGCATGCCCGTCGTCAGGCAATTTCCCAGATCCGTGACAAAGACATGGTCAAGAAATTGTTCGACGTACTCGGCGAGCGTTACACCGAACGTCAGGGCGGCTATACCCGCGTTCTGAAAGCCGGCTTCCGCTATGGCGACAACGCGCCAATGGCTGTGATCGAGCTTGTTGATCGTGATCCTGAGGCTCGCGGCAAAGACTCCGGTCCAACGCAGGAAGTTGAAACCGAAGACGCAGCGTAA
- a CDS encoding DNA-directed RNA polymerase subunit alpha: MIQKNWQELIKPTKLEITPGDDELRLATVVAEPLERGFGMTLGNALRRVLLSSLQGAAVTAIQIDGVLHEFSSISGVREDVTDLILNVKEIALRMESEGPKRMVLRKEGPGVVRAGDIQVVGDVEILNPELPLCTLDVGAELRMEFTVDSGKGYVTATQNRPDDAPIGLIPVDSLYSPVKRVAYKVENTREGQVLDYDKLIMNIETDGSVKPDDAVAFAARILQDQLSIFVNFEEPEKEVVQEQTQELAFNPALLKKVDELELSVRSANCLKNDNIVYIGDLIQKTEAEMLRTPNFGRKSLNEIKEVLAQMGLHLGMEVQAWPPENIDDLAKRYEDQY, encoded by the coding sequence GTGATTCAGAAAAACTGGCAGGAACTTATCAAGCCAACCAAGCTCGAAATCACCCCGGGCGACGACGAGTTGCGTCTCGCCACAGTGGTTGCCGAGCCTCTGGAGCGTGGTTTTGGCATGACCTTGGGCAATGCCCTGCGTCGTGTCCTTCTGTCTTCCCTGCAAGGGGCAGCAGTGACCGCCATCCAGATTGACGGTGTTTTGCATGAGTTTTCCTCCATTTCCGGTGTTCGCGAAGACGTGACGGATCTGATCCTGAACGTCAAGGAAATCGCGTTGCGCATGGAAAGTGAGGGCCCGAAGCGTATGGTTCTCCGCAAGGAAGGCCCGGGTGTTGTGCGTGCAGGTGATATTCAGGTTGTCGGCGATGTCGAAATCCTGAATCCGGAACTGCCGCTTTGCACTTTGGACGTTGGTGCCGAGCTTCGCATGGAATTCACTGTCGATAGTGGCAAGGGTTATGTGACCGCAACTCAGAACCGTCCGGACGATGCTCCGATCGGTCTGATCCCGGTTGACAGCCTCTATTCTCCGGTCAAGCGTGTTGCTTACAAGGTTGAGAATACCCGTGAGGGTCAAGTTCTCGATTATGACAAGCTCATCATGAATATTGAAACTGATGGTTCCGTGAAGCCTGATGATGCGGTGGCTTTTGCTGCACGCATTCTTCAGGACCAGCTGTCCATCTTCGTCAATTTCGAAGAGCCGGAAAAAGAAGTTGTTCAGGAACAGACCCAGGAATTGGCATTCAATCCAGCACTGCTCAAGAAAGTGGACGAGCTGGAACTGTCTGTCCGTTCCGCAAACTGCCTGAAAAACGACAACATTGTTTACATCGGTGATCTTATCCAGAAAACGGAAGCGGAAATGCTCCGCACGCCGAACTTTGGCCGTAAGTCGCTCAACGAGATCAAAGAAGTCCTCGCACAGATGGGTTTGCATCTGGGCATGGAAGTTCAGGCATGGCCGCCTGAAAATATCGACGATCTCGCCAAGCGCTACGAAGATCAGTACTAA
- a CDS encoding DegQ family serine endoprotease, protein MSLSKKLAILTVVAVAAGVGGALSDYVLSSGVTTKAVAASAAASRVPASKAEMQLSFSPVVDAAAPAVVNVYATRRVQQRARSPFFDDPFFERFFGGNGFGQPRERVERSLGSGVIVDPSGVIVTNHHVIKGATEVRVALADRTEFDADIILDEERTDLAILKIRDPKQAFPSLPFADSDELKVGDLVLAIGNPFGVGQTVTSGIVSALARTHVGISNYQFFIQTDAAINPGNSGGALVDMNGRLVGVNTAIFSRSGGSNGIGFAIPANMVRLVAEGAISGKGIERAWFGGSLQMVTADIAEGLGLDRPRGVLVTALDEDGPAEEAGLEVGDLLLQVNGKDVDSPDAFEYRYATVKLGAEAELTILRDGREKVLTVRTATAPERPPRDAVLIDGYSPFGGATVYNLSPAVAQELGLDTGLKGVVVAKVEQGSTADRLGVRVGDIIRRLNGEVIRTTRVLEILTEQNFRLWRMEIERNGQTIKTTISG, encoded by the coding sequence ATGTCTTTGTCGAAAAAACTTGCCATATTGACTGTCGTTGCTGTGGCGGCGGGCGTAGGCGGTGCTCTCAGCGACTATGTCTTATCGTCGGGCGTGACGACGAAGGCCGTGGCGGCGTCTGCTGCCGCAAGCAGGGTGCCTGCAAGCAAGGCCGAGATGCAACTGAGTTTCTCCCCTGTGGTCGATGCAGCAGCCCCTGCGGTGGTCAATGTCTATGCAACGCGACGGGTGCAGCAGCGGGCGCGATCTCCTTTCTTTGATGATCCTTTCTTTGAGCGTTTCTTTGGCGGCAATGGCTTTGGCCAGCCGCGCGAGCGGGTCGAGCGGTCGCTGGGTTCGGGTGTTATTGTTGATCCAAGCGGGGTGATCGTCACCAACCATCACGTGATCAAGGGCGCGACCGAAGTGCGGGTGGCTTTGGCAGACCGGACTGAGTTTGATGCGGATATCATTCTTGATGAGGAGCGCACCGATCTGGCCATTTTGAAAATTCGGGATCCCAAACAGGCATTCCCATCACTGCCGTTTGCGGATTCCGATGAGTTGAAGGTTGGCGATCTGGTGCTGGCAATTGGCAACCCGTTCGGGGTGGGGCAGACGGTGACCAGCGGCATCGTCTCGGCCTTGGCGCGGACCCATGTGGGCATCAGCAATTATCAATTTTTCATTCAGACCGACGCGGCGATCAATCCGGGCAATTCCGGCGGCGCATTGGTTGACATGAATGGGCGTCTGGTTGGGGTCAATACGGCGATCTTTTCGCGCTCCGGTGGCTCGAACGGCATCGGCTTTGCCATTCCGGCCAATATGGTGCGTCTGGTGGCGGAAGGGGCAATTTCCGGCAAGGGGATCGAGCGGGCGTGGTTCGGCGGCAGCTTACAGATGGTAACAGCGGACATTGCCGAAGGGCTGGGGTTGGATCGGCCCCGTGGGGTGCTTGTAACCGCGCTTGACGAGGATGGCCCAGCGGAAGAAGCGGGATTGGAAGTCGGGGATTTGCTGTTGCAGGTCAATGGTAAGGATGTCGACAGCCCGGATGCGTTTGAATATCGCTATGCGACGGTCAAACTCGGGGCTGAAGCAGAATTGACGATCCTGCGTGACGGGCGCGAGAAAGTACTTACCGTGCGCACAGCAACCGCGCCAGAGCGACCACCACGCGATGCAGTGCTGATTGATGGTTATTCACCTTTCGGGGGTGCAACGGTTTACAATCTGTCTCCTGCCGTGGCACAGGAACTGGGACTGGATACCGGCCTTAAGGGAGTTGTGGTGGCCAAGGTTGAACAAGGCTCCACTGCAGACCGACTTGGCGTCCGGGTGGGGGACATCATCCGACGGCTGAATGGCGAGGTGATCCGCACCACACGGGTTCTGGAGATCCTGACAGAACAGAATTTCCGCCTCTGGCGGATGGAAATTGAACGCAATGGTCAGACCATCAAGACAACCATCAGTGGTTAG
- a CDS encoding adenylate kinase, giving the protein MRLILLGPPGAGKGTQAERLVQDYKIVQLSTGEMLRAAVAAKTPVGLAAKEVMDRGELVSDEIVVSIISDRVEEPDCANGFILDGFPRTIAQAEALTELLKNKKMELDAVVEIRVDEGILLSRIEKRASESAEVRADDNAEALKKRLAVYKAQTEPLIDFYTKTGELKTVDGMQDIEQVAQSIKDVLS; this is encoded by the coding sequence ATGAGACTGATTCTGCTTGGACCTCCGGGGGCAGGTAAGGGCACACAGGCCGAGCGCCTTGTGCAGGATTACAAGATTGTGCAGCTTTCCACCGGTGAAATGCTACGTGCTGCGGTGGCTGCAAAGACCCCGGTCGGCCTGGCTGCCAAGGAAGTCATGGATCGTGGCGAGCTGGTCTCGGACGAGATCGTCGTGTCCATCATTTCCGATCGTGTTGAAGAGCCGGATTGCGCCAACGGTTTTATCCTCGACGGCTTTCCACGCACGATTGCTCAGGCAGAAGCACTCACCGAGTTGCTTAAGAATAAGAAGATGGAACTCGACGCAGTGGTCGAGATCCGCGTAGACGAAGGCATTCTGTTGTCCCGTATCGAAAAACGTGCGTCTGAGAGCGCCGAGGTTCGTGCCGACGACAATGCGGAAGCCCTGAAGAAGCGCCTTGCGGTATACAAGGCACAGACCGAGCCTCTGATCGACTTCTACACCAAGACCGGCGAGTTGAAGACGGTTGACGGTATGCAGGACATCGAACAGGTCGCTCAGTCGATCAAGGATGTGCTGAGTTGA
- the rplO gene encoding 50S ribosomal protein L15 — MKLNEIRDNDGATHYRKRVGRGIGSGVGKTGGRGVKGQKSRSGVAIKGFEGGQMPLHRRLPKRGFNNIFAKDFNTVSVGRIQQAIDAGKLDASATVTVAVLKEAGIVRRLRDGVRLLSDGELTAKVAFEIEGASKAAIAAVEKAGGSVKILGEEKE, encoded by the coding sequence ATGAAGCTCAACGAAATTCGCGATAACGACGGCGCTACGCATTACCGCAAGCGCGTTGGTCGCGGCATCGGCTCGGGTGTCGGTAAAACCGGCGGCCGTGGTGTCAAGGGTCAGAAATCTCGCTCTGGTGTTGCTATCAAGGGCTTTGAAGGTGGTCAGATGCCATTGCATCGCCGTCTGCCAAAGCGTGGTTTTAACAACATCTTCGCAAAAGACTTCAACACCGTATCCGTTGGCCGCATCCAGCAGGCCATCGATGCAGGTAAACTGGACGCATCTGCGACCGTTACCGTTGCTGTCTTGAAAGAAGCTGGCATCGTTCGTCGTTTGCGCGATGGCGTTCGCCTGCTCAGCGATGGTGAGTTGACCGCCAAGGTCGCCTTCGAAATTGAAGGCGCTTCCAAGGCAGCCATCGCCGCTGTTGAAAAAGCAGGTGGATCCGTCAAGATCCTCGGCGAAGAAAAAGAATAA
- a CDS encoding RluA family pseudouridine synthase → MATIQNRDVTGDEDGMRLDRWFKEHYPGLSFGQLQKLMRTGQVRVDGKRVKTNMRLMKGQQVRIPPLATDEKSTNAAPKRAMPRVDDRDEDFLKSVLLYEDKDIYVFNKPAGLAVQGGSGMSRHVDGMLESLRDKHGQKPRLVHRLDRDTSGVLVVARRRSVATALTKAFRERSTQKTYWALVRGVPKPKQARVSTYVAKYQAEDGDRMRIARHGDDGAQHAVTHYSVVEQSGQKLSWLTLKPVTGRTHQLRVHAAYMECPIIGDPKYFNIDNWELPGGIQNKLHLHARRIRIPHPKGGILDVTAPLPQHMQQSWNLLGFDVSNYDPDIEDELGNEN, encoded by the coding sequence ATGGCGACCATACAAAATCGAGACGTGACCGGGGATGAAGACGGGATGCGTCTGGACCGCTGGTTCAAGGAGCATTATCCGGGTCTGTCCTTTGGTCAGTTGCAGAAACTGATGCGCACCGGGCAGGTGAGGGTGGATGGCAAGCGCGTGAAGACCAACATGCGTTTGATGAAGGGCCAACAGGTCCGTATTCCGCCGCTGGCGACCGATGAGAAATCCACCAATGCCGCACCGAAGCGGGCTATGCCGCGGGTTGATGACCGGGATGAAGATTTTCTCAAATCGGTCCTGCTTTATGAAGACAAGGATATCTATGTCTTCAACAAGCCAGCCGGATTGGCAGTGCAGGGCGGCTCTGGCATGAGCCGTCATGTGGACGGGATGCTGGAATCCCTGCGGGACAAGCACGGGCAGAAGCCGCGCCTTGTGCATCGTCTTGACCGGGATACGTCCGGTGTGCTGGTGGTGGCGCGCAGACGCTCTGTTGCAACGGCCCTGACCAAGGCCTTTCGCGAGCGTTCGACACAGAAAACCTATTGGGCGTTGGTGCGTGGTGTGCCCAAGCCAAAACAGGCGCGGGTGTCCACCTATGTTGCGAAATATCAGGCAGAAGATGGCGACCGCATGCGGATTGCCCGTCATGGGGATGATGGGGCGCAGCATGCCGTGACCCATTACTCGGTGGTGGAACAGTCCGGGCAGAAATTGTCCTGGCTGACGTTGAAGCCCGTCACGGGCCGGACCCACCAGCTGCGTGTGCATGCCGCCTATATGGAATGTCCGATCATCGGCGACCCAAAATATTTCAACATCGATAATTGGGAACTGCCCGGCGGTATTCAGAACAAGCTGCATCTGCATGCGCGACGGATCCGCATTCCGCACCCAAAAGGCGGCATTCTGGATGTGACCGCGCCATTGCCTCAACATATGCAGCAGAGCTGGAACCTGCTCGGCTTTGACGTTTCCAACTATGATCCAGACATCGAGGATGAGCTGGGCAACGAGAATTGA
- the rpsE gene encoding 30S ribosomal protein S5 yields MNKKIDREERESEFVDRLVHINRVAKVVKGGRRFGFAALVVIGDQKGRVGFGHGKAREVPEAIRKASEAAKRNMIRVPLREGRTLHHDVAGRHGAGKVMLRAAPPGTGIIAGGPMRAVFETLGVQDVVAKSVGTSNPYNMVRATFDALKAEDSPRGVAARRGLKVSTLQARRRVVDGGRSDA; encoded by the coding sequence ATGAACAAGAAGATTGATCGTGAAGAGCGCGAAAGCGAATTCGTCGACCGACTCGTCCACATCAACCGCGTTGCCAAAGTGGTTAAAGGTGGCCGTCGCTTCGGATTTGCTGCGCTCGTCGTAATTGGTGATCAAAAGGGCCGTGTAGGCTTTGGTCACGGTAAGGCGCGCGAAGTGCCAGAAGCCATTCGTAAAGCTTCTGAGGCTGCCAAGCGCAACATGATCCGCGTGCCTCTGCGTGAGGGTCGTACGCTGCATCACGACGTTGCCGGTCGCCATGGCGCTGGTAAAGTTATGCTGCGTGCTGCACCTCCGGGTACCGGTATCATTGCGGGTGGTCCAATGCGTGCAGTGTTTGAAACGCTGGGCGTGCAGGACGTGGTTGCCAAGTCTGTTGGCACCTCTAACCCTTACAACATGGTACGTGCAACCTTCGATGCCCTGAAAGCAGAAGACAGCCCTCGTGGTGTTGCTGCTCGTCGTGGCCTCAAAGTCTCCACGCTCCAGGCTCGTCGTCGTGTTGTTGACGGAGGCCGCTCCGACGCATAA
- the secY gene encoding preprotein translocase subunit SecY: MASAAEQLAANINFGAFAKAEELKKRIWFTLGALLVYRLGTYIPLPGINPEALAQAFNNNQNGILGLFNMFSGGAVGRMAIFALGIMPYISASIIIQLMTTVSPTLEALKKDGERGRKVINQYTRYGTVVLATLQAYGISVGLEGSSNIVVDPGMFFRFSAVLTLVGGTMFMMWLGEQITARGIGNGISLIIFSGIVAGLPSAVANTLELGRQGSLSTAIILGVIAVAIIVIAFIVFMERAQRRLIIQYPKRQVGRQMFQGETSHLPLKLNTAGVIPAIFASSLLLLPITVANFVSGQGPDWLNTVTALLGHGQPLYMILYAALIVFFVFFYTAIVFNPQETADNLKKHGGFIPGIRPGQRTAEYIDRILTRVSVLGAIYMVLVCLLPEFLISATGVPFYFGGTSLLIVVSVTMDTVSQIQGHLLAHQYEGLVKKSKLRGKRR, translated from the coding sequence ATGGCTTCGGCAGCAGAACAACTCGCCGCCAACATCAATTTTGGCGCCTTTGCAAAAGCAGAAGAGCTGAAGAAACGCATCTGGTTTACGCTGGGTGCTTTGTTGGTTTATCGGCTCGGGACGTATATTCCGCTTCCAGGGATCAATCCTGAAGCTTTGGCGCAAGCCTTCAACAACAATCAGAACGGCATTCTCGGCCTGTTCAACATGTTTTCTGGCGGCGCGGTCGGCCGTATGGCGATCTTTGCGCTCGGAATCATGCCCTATATTTCCGCGTCCATTATCATTCAGCTGATGACTACCGTGTCTCCGACACTGGAAGCGCTGAAGAAGGATGGTGAGCGTGGCCGCAAGGTCATCAACCAATATACCCGCTACGGCACCGTTGTTCTTGCGACCTTGCAGGCATACGGTATTTCGGTCGGTCTTGAGGGATCCTCCAATATCGTGGTGGATCCGGGTATGTTCTTCCGTTTCTCCGCTGTGCTGACGCTGGTTGGCGGCACCATGTTCATGATGTGGCTTGGTGAACAGATCACGGCGCGCGGCATTGGTAACGGTATCTCGCTGATCATTTTCTCCGGTATTGTGGCTGGTCTGCCTTCGGCGGTTGCCAACACGCTGGAACTGGGTCGTCAGGGTTCCCTGTCCACTGCTATCATTCTGGGCGTGATTGCTGTTGCGATTATCGTGATTGCCTTCATCGTCTTCATGGAGCGTGCACAGCGTCGCCTGATCATTCAGTATCCAAAGCGTCAGGTTGGTCGCCAGATGTTCCAGGGCGAAACCTCTCACTTGCCACTGAAGCTCAACACGGCCGGTGTGATCCCGGCGATCTTTGCCTCCTCACTTTTGTTGCTGCCAATCACGGTTGCCAACTTCGTGTCGGGGCAGGGGCCTGACTGGTTGAACACAGTCACCGCTTTGCTCGGTCATGGTCAACCTCTGTATATGATTCTATATGCGGCCTTGATTGTCTTCTTCGTTTTCTTCTACACAGCAATTGTGTTCAACCCGCAGGAAACTGCGGACAATCTGAAGAAGCATGGCGGCTTTATTCCGGGCATCAGACCAGGTCAGAGAACTGCAGAATATATCGACCGTATCCTGACACGCGTTTCTGTGCTGGGTGCGATCTACATGGTTCTCGTCTGTCTTCTGCCTGAATTCCTGATCTCGGCTACGGGTGTGCCATTCTACTTCGGCGGTACGTCCCTTTTGATTGTGGTCAGTGTCACCATGGACACTGTGTCACAGATCCAGGGACATCTGCTGGCCCATCAATATGAAGGGCTGGTCAAAAAATCGAAGTTGAGGGGTAAACGTCGATGA
- the rplR gene encoding 50S ribosomal protein L18, with translation MAKAQSQFERRRARVRRALKKTANGRPRLSVNRSSKHIYAQIIDDEKGVTVVSASSIEKDLREKLATGADKAAASEVGKLIAERATAAGVKDVVFDRGGYIYHGRIKSLADAAREGGLNF, from the coding sequence ATGGCGAAGGCACAATCTCAGTTTGAGCGCCGTCGTGCACGTGTGCGGCGCGCCCTGAAAAAGACTGCCAACGGCCGTCCGCGTTTGAGTGTTAACCGGTCTTCCAAGCACATCTATGCACAGATCATCGACGATGAGAAAGGCGTTACAGTTGTATCGGCTTCCTCTATCGAGAAAGATCTGCGTGAGAAGCTTGCGACCGGCGCGGACAAAGCCGCCGCTTCGGAAGTTGGCAAGCTGATTGCGGAACGCGCAACAGCCGCTGGCGTGAAGGACGTAGTCTTTGATCGTGGTGGTTACATCTACCACGGCCGTATCAAATCACTCGCAGATGCTGCGCGTGAAGGCGGATTGAATTTCTAA
- the crcB gene encoding fluoride efflux transporter CrcB — protein sequence MNHFLLVALGGAAGASMRHLVGMIALRTFGSGFPYGTMICNISGSFLMGLLIELLALRFQASTEVRLLLTTGLLGGFTTFSTFSLDVVVLTERGQMGLALFYVALSLAGAIVALFAGLSVARALV from the coding sequence ATGAATCACTTTCTCCTTGTCGCGCTGGGAGGGGCCGCGGGTGCCAGCATGCGCCATCTGGTCGGCATGATTGCCCTGCGTACCTTTGGCAGTGGCTTTCCCTATGGCACCATGATTTGCAATATCTCGGGTTCTTTCCTGATGGGGCTTTTGATTGAGCTTTTGGCGCTGCGGTTTCAGGCCAGCACCGAGGTCCGATTGCTGCTGACAACCGGGCTTTTGGGCGGTTTTACCACCTTTTCCACCTTTTCCCTTGATGTTGTGGTGCTCACAGAACGCGGGCAGATGGGGTTGGCCCTTTTTTATGTTGCATTGTCCCTTGCCGGGGCTATTGTGGCGCTTTTCGCGGGACTGAGCGTGGCACGGGCGCTGGTATAG